A single region of the Mechercharimyces sp. CAU 1602 genome encodes:
- the rsmB gene encoding 16S rRNA (cytosine(967)-C(5))-methyltransferase RsmB, with protein MKKVSTAREVALDVLIGVEEKNAYSNLLLNEALQTHPLSGRDRGLVTELVYGSIQRLNTLDWLLNHYVKKGVDSLEGWVRQLLRMGMYQLHYLERIPERAAVNEAVHIAKKRGHKGVAGLVNGVLRSYLRQPPDTTRLTQPQSIQDWALATSHPEWMVRRFQSLYGIEETATMLKVNNLPPAVGIRANALKKERDVLLDEMKEAYPEATILTTPLSPEGIVFTGGGNPAHTDWFKAGECTIQNPSSMLVTELLQPQPGQLGLDACAAPGGKTTHIAEKMGGEGKVYATDLHRHKVELIRKNAMRLGLSNIEAVQADARELPQALPTLFDFILLDAPCSGLGVIRRKPDLKWQKSGAELKKLCRLQAQLLEETATRVRPGGVLLYSTCTLEASENEEQVRHFLENHPEFTLDTGMNELLPREVREKGSIEPGMVRILPHQFASDGFFIARMVKHK; from the coding sequence ATGAAGAAAGTAAGTACTGCCCGTGAAGTAGCTCTTGATGTTCTAATCGGTGTAGAAGAGAAGAACGCATACAGTAATCTGTTGTTAAATGAAGCGTTACAGACACACCCACTCTCAGGGCGTGATCGCGGGCTTGTTACTGAGTTGGTTTATGGCAGTATCCAACGTCTCAACACGTTGGACTGGCTGTTAAACCACTATGTAAAAAAAGGTGTAGACTCATTGGAGGGATGGGTACGCCAACTTCTGCGGATGGGAATGTATCAACTTCATTATCTCGAACGGATTCCGGAACGTGCTGCAGTAAACGAAGCGGTTCATATAGCAAAAAAACGTGGACATAAAGGGGTTGCAGGGTTGGTAAATGGAGTGTTGCGCTCTTACTTGCGACAGCCTCCAGATACGACACGGCTAACCCAGCCTCAATCCATCCAGGATTGGGCTTTAGCCACGTCTCATCCAGAGTGGATGGTGCGTCGTTTCCAATCCTTATATGGGATTGAAGAGACAGCCACGATGTTAAAGGTAAACAATCTTCCACCTGCTGTCGGTATTCGTGCGAACGCTTTAAAAAAAGAACGGGACGTGTTGTTGGATGAGATGAAGGAGGCGTATCCAGAAGCCACAATCTTGACTACGCCCCTTTCTCCAGAAGGGATTGTGTTTACTGGGGGAGGCAATCCTGCACATACTGATTGGTTTAAAGCGGGTGAGTGTACCATCCAAAACCCTAGTTCGATGTTGGTGACGGAGCTTCTGCAACCTCAGCCGGGTCAATTGGGATTAGATGCGTGTGCTGCTCCTGGGGGTAAGACGACTCATATAGCCGAGAAGATGGGAGGGGAAGGGAAGGTATATGCTACGGATTTGCACCGACATAAAGTTGAACTTATTCGTAAAAATGCAATGCGGTTAGGCTTGAGCAATATCGAAGCGGTGCAAGCAGATGCTCGGGAGCTCCCGCAAGCACTACCTACTCTCTTTGACTTCATTTTGTTGGATGCTCCTTGTTCTGGTTTAGGGGTCATACGGAGAAAACCGGATTTGAAATGGCAGAAAAGCGGTGCTGAACTGAAGAAGTTGTGCCGTCTTCAAGCTCAATTGCTTGAAGAAACAGCTACTCGTGTGCGCCCTGGAGGAGTGTTGCTTTACAGCACGTGTACGCTGGAAGCAAGTGAAAATGAAGAACAAGTACGCCATTTCTTAGAGAATCATCCGGAATTTACACTGGATACGGGGATGAATGAATTACTTCCGCGAGAAGTGAGGGAGAAGGGAAGTATTGAACCAGGAATGGTACGGATTCTGCCACATCAATTTGCAAGTGATGGCTTTTTTATCGCTCGGATGGTGAAACATAAATAA
- a CDS encoding SBBP repeat-containing protein yields MEVCLMEQVGMPFLFMQNRGQRRSDCLYYAQGEYTSFFSFFQDHMSFSVYEPTIKEEENGETALRGHSVRLSFVDARTDLQVEGRELGEGRVHYYRGREASEWIQDVPTFSQVWYHEVWPGVSAVFKSHQERLKYEFLVEKASLLSTIRLRYEGVDKLALDDCGNLHVHTPLGTLVEEKPISFQETEAGRAALATQFVLYEGMEVGFHVEGVDEDKALIIDPILLNSTYVGEGKESEGTAIDVDENGNLYVTGYMSQVEIPDRVGPYLITAEEEKYAFISKLNSKRQMEYTAYLGGDKANFGNGIAVDSEQHVYVTGQTFSADFPVTAGALQSDFTAEYSGFLTKLNHDGSELLFSTYLGGSGGTFCNDLALTPKGEVVVTGGTNSDNFPVTPHAVQKRLNGEQNAFICKLSSDGNHLLCSTFLGGSGVDDGNQVVVDGEGNIFVTGSTDSADFPVNRRAFQTQLLGECNTFVVKLDGVLSTLLFSTYLGGEGSDMGHALTVGKCGHVYVVGETTSANFPVTKGAWLRKGKGGYHAFVTKIHRSGARLLYSTLLGGSGSDLAFGVEVDAQGQAWVVGETYSHDFPTTEGALERKRSGYKKSFITQLNVSGTGILYSTYLGGRKAEYANAIAIGEKHNIYVVGTTESEDYPVTEEAYQEQLMGCSSAFVCHIANR; encoded by the coding sequence GTGGAAGTTTGTTTGATGGAACAGGTGGGTATGCCTTTTTTGTTTATGCAAAATCGAGGGCAAAGAAGGTCGGATTGTCTCTATTACGCCCAGGGGGAGTACACCTCGTTTTTTTCGTTTTTTCAGGATCACATGAGCTTTTCTGTGTATGAGCCCACGATTAAAGAGGAAGAGAATGGAGAGACGGCACTGAGAGGGCATTCAGTTCGGCTCTCTTTTGTTGATGCGCGCACAGACCTACAAGTAGAGGGACGAGAGCTGGGTGAAGGAAGAGTACATTATTATAGGGGACGGGAGGCGAGTGAGTGGATTCAAGATGTGCCGACGTTTTCCCAAGTGTGGTATCACGAGGTATGGCCTGGGGTATCAGCAGTGTTTAAAAGCCACCAAGAACGACTAAAATATGAGTTCTTGGTGGAGAAAGCCTCTTTGTTGTCTACTATTCGCTTACGCTATGAGGGGGTAGACAAACTAGCTTTAGACGACTGTGGCAATCTGCACGTGCATACACCTCTAGGAACGCTGGTAGAAGAGAAACCGATAAGTTTTCAAGAGACAGAGGCAGGAAGAGCGGCGCTAGCGACACAGTTTGTGCTTTATGAGGGAATGGAAGTCGGCTTTCATGTAGAGGGAGTGGACGAAGATAAAGCGCTCATCATTGATCCGATCCTCCTAAACTCTACGTACGTAGGGGAAGGGAAGGAATCGGAGGGGACAGCGATTGATGTTGATGAAAATGGGAACTTGTATGTAACGGGGTATATGTCCCAAGTAGAGATCCCCGATCGCGTAGGCCCATATCTTATTACGGCTGAAGAGGAGAAGTACGCTTTTATAAGTAAGCTGAACAGTAAGCGTCAAATGGAATATACCGCTTACTTAGGGGGAGATAAAGCCAACTTTGGCAATGGAATAGCGGTTGATAGTGAGCAGCATGTGTATGTAACCGGACAAACTTTTTCTGCCGATTTCCCCGTTACTGCGGGGGCACTGCAATCGGATTTTACAGCAGAGTATAGTGGGTTTCTTACGAAGTTGAATCACGATGGCTCGGAGCTACTTTTTTCTACTTATTTAGGCGGAAGTGGGGGGACGTTTTGTAACGATTTAGCTCTTACTCCAAAAGGGGAAGTAGTTGTGACAGGTGGAACAAATAGTGATAACTTTCCAGTCACACCTCATGCAGTGCAGAAGAGGTTGAATGGTGAGCAGAATGCATTTATCTGTAAGTTAAGTTCAGATGGGAATCATTTGCTGTGTTCCACTTTTCTAGGTGGTAGTGGGGTTGATGATGGGAATCAAGTGGTAGTAGATGGAGAAGGGAATATTTTTGTTACCGGTTCTACAGATTCTGCTGACTTTCCTGTAAATAGACGCGCTTTTCAAACTCAGTTGTTGGGAGAGTGCAATACGTTTGTCGTTAAGTTGGATGGGGTTCTCTCCACACTGTTATTTTCCACTTATCTAGGTGGAGAGGGATCCGATATGGGGCATGCGCTTACGGTAGGGAAGTGTGGTCACGTTTATGTCGTCGGGGAGACGACATCAGCCAACTTTCCGGTGACAAAAGGGGCATGGTTACGTAAAGGGAAAGGGGGATACCATGCGTTTGTAACTAAAATTCACCGTTCGGGCGCTCGCTTGCTCTACTCTACATTATTGGGTGGAAGTGGTTCCGACCTCGCTTTTGGGGTAGAAGTAGATGCCCAAGGGCAAGCATGGGTGGTGGGTGAAACCTATTCCCATGATTTTCCGACGACAGAAGGGGCGTTGGAGCGGAAGCGAAGCGGATATAAAAAATCTTTCATTACGCAGTTAAACGTGTCGGGTACGGGTATACTTTATTCTACTTATCTGGGGGGAAGAAAAGCAGAGTATGCCAATGCAATTGCCATCGGTGAAAAGCATAACATATATGTGGTGGGTACGACAGAATCGGAGGATTATCCTGTAACAGAAGAGGCTTATCAAGAACAACTAATGGGATGTTCATCTGCGTTTGTGTGCCATATTGCTAACCGTTAA